A region from the Fusarium musae strain F31 chromosome 1, whole genome shotgun sequence genome encodes:
- a CDS encoding hypothetical protein (EggNog:ENOG41), which produces MSQATLRTSRLELRPLGHEHGDYIYQLDSDPEVMKYIGYGKPLTADESAIVHKLLLETASFGSGLGCWAGFSGDDFVGWWVLAPSQSNGDPPQVNKKRVEFGLRILPKFWGQGFAKEGSRALVKHGLEDLGVEEVFGETMAVNQGSRAIMAKVGLKHVRTFHNKYDNPPPGIEEGEVEYRVTRDEWSSQQACAV; this is translated from the coding sequence ATGAGCCAAGCAACACTTCGCACCAGCCGTCTCGAACTACGGCCTCTCGGGCACGAGCACGGAGATTATATTTATCAGCTCGACTCTGACCCGGAAGTCATGAAGTACATCGGGTACGGCAAGCCACTCACGGCTGATGAGTCGGCGATTGTGCACAAACTGCTCCTCGAGACAGCATCATTCGGGTCTGGCCTTGGATGCTGGGCTGGATTTTCCGGGGACGATTTTGTGGGCTGGTGGGTGCTGGCGCCCAGTCAAAGCAACGGCGATCCGCCCCAGGTGAACAAGAAGCGAGTCGAGTTCGGCCTAAGAATCCTTCCCAAGTTTTGGGGCCAGGGGTTCGCCAAGGAGGGTTCTCGAGCGCTGGTCAAGCATGGTCTCGAGGACCTCGGCGTGGAAGAGGTCTTTGGTGAGACCATGGCCGTCAACCAAGGGTCCCGAGCTATCATGGCAAAAGTTGGACTCAAGCACGTTCGAACGTTCCACAACAAGTACGATAACCCTCCTCCGGGAATCGAGGAGGGCGAGGTGGAATATCGAGTCACGAGGGATGAATGGTCATCACAACAAGCATGTGCTGTGTAG
- the MIR1_2 gene encoding mitochondrial phosphate carrier protein yields MSALAKIREGLAREDNTPVAHTLAPHEKEIEEAPETITETGPGHDKEATAGALPPDDKGNDSDVPSEDVQTGVKEIQAITLTWGKGSLAALLCLIWTLFLISGFRGSFYLVLVPYVTSEWQAHSLMTTIPIVSDAMTAACYIPMAKALDVWGRAEGFLLMSGFATLGLILMAVSQNLATFCAAQVFYSVGWGGMIYAVGVLAADASNLRNRGLAFAFTSSPYMITAFAGSKAAAAFVLDVKNWRWGFGWIAIVLPCVTIPLFLVLKVNLHKAFKKGTVTKTHRNRGFFGSIWWVFNEFDVIGIFLFGGGLVVFLLPFNLAAHAPDGWSTGYIIAMIVVGFCTLVFFGVWEYWLAPVPFLQGRFLLDRSVVAACMIDLTYQISYYTWNYFFTSFLQVVVNLGPAEAGYVNSTFQVVSGVLLFIVGFLIRKTGFYKWTFYFAVPIYIFALGLMIHFRAPNQYVGYIIMCEIFISIGGAVFILVMQLAVLAAVAHQYVAAALATLYVAGGVGGAVGGAISGAIWTNTFIPQLMKNLPESELANAPLIAGNIVNQLAYPVNSPARLAIQESYGFAQIRMLAAGVGIASLFFIWVPMLRNINVKKLKQTKGLVL; encoded by the exons ATGTCAGCCCTAGCAAAGATCCGCGAGGGCCTCGCTCGCGAGGATAATACTCCTGTCGCACATACTCTGGCTCCCcacgagaaggagatcgaAGAGGCTCCGGAGACTATCACCGAGACTGGTCCTGGCCATGACAAGGAGGCCACTGCTGGTGCTCTCCCTCCTGACGATAAGGGCAACGATTCTGATGTGCCCAGTGAAGATGTCCAGACTGGAGTCAAGGAGATTCAGGCCATTACCCTCACTTGGGGTAAGGGATCCCTGGCTGCTCTCTTGTGTCT CATCTGGACACTCTTCCTCATAAGTGGATTCCGTGGTTCCTTCTACCTCGTCTTGGTGCCTTATGTTACCAGCGAGTGGCAGGCTCATTCCCTCATGACCACCATCCCCATCGTGTCAGACGCCATGACTGCAGCCTGCTACATCCCCATGGCCAAGGCCCTTGACGTCTGGGGACGCGCTGAGGGCTTCTTGCTCATGAGTGGCTTTGCAACTCTTGGTCTTATCCTCATGGCTGTATCTCAGAACCTCGCCACCTTCTGTGCTGCGCAAGTCTTCTACTCTGTCGGATGGGGAGGTATGATTTATGCTGTTGGTGTCCTCGCTGCCGATGCATCTAATCTCCGGAACCGAGGTTTGGCCTTTGCCTTTACTTCCTCGCCATACATGATTACGGCTTTTGCCGGTTCCAAGGCTGCCGCTGCTTTTGTCCTCGATGTCAAGAACTGGCGATGGGGTTTCGGCTGGATCGCTATCGTTCTGCCGTGTGTCACTATTCCTCTGTTCCTTGTCTTGAAGGTCAATCTTCACAAGGCTTTCAAGAAGGGAACAGTCACCAAGACTCATAGAAACCGGGGCTTCTTTGGTAGCATTTGGTGGGTCTTCAACGAGTTCGACG TTATCGGAATCTTCCTCTTTGGCGGCGGTCTTGTCGTCTTTCTCCTCCCCTTCAACCTGGCTGCACACGCGCCTGACGGCTGGTCTACTGGCTACATCATCGCCATGATCGTGGTCGGCTTCTGCACTCTCGTCTTCTTTGGTGTCTGGGAGTATTGGCTCGCCCCTGTTCCTTTCTTGCAGGGGCGCTTCCTCCTCGATAGGTCTGTCGTTGCCGCTTGCATGATCGATCTTACCTACCAGATCTCTTACTATACTTGGAACTACTTCTTTACTTCATTCTTGCAGGTCGTTGTCAACCTCGGCCCTGCTGAGGCCGGCTATGTCAACTCTACTTTCCAGGTCGTCTCAggcgttcttctcttcatcgtcggctTCCTCATCCGAAAGACTGGCTTCTACAAATGGACCTTTTACTTTGCAGTACCCATCTACATCTTTGCGCTTGGTCTCATGATCCACTTCCGCGCTCCTAACCAGTATGTTGGATACATCATTATGTGCGAGATCTTTATCTCCATCGGTGGAGCTGTCTTCATCTTGGTCATGCAGCTTGCTGTCCTTGCTGCCGTTGCCCACCAGTATGTCGCTGCTGCGCTTGCTACTTTGTATGTTGCTGGAGGAGTCGGTGGTGCGGTTGGAGGAGCCATCTCGGGTGCTATCTGGACGAATACCTTTATCCCTCAGCTTATGAAGAACCTCCCAGAGTCAGAGCTGGCCAATGCACCACTGATTGCTGGAAATATTGTCAATCAGCTGGCTTACCCCGTCAACAGCCCTGCACGACTTGCCATTCAGGAGTCCTATGGCTTTGCCCAGATTAGAATGCttgctgctggtgttggtatCGCGTCCTTATTCTTCATCTGGGTGCCCATGTTGAGGaacatcaacgtcaagaagctgaagcagACCAAGGGTCTTGTCCTCTAG